The following proteins are encoded in a genomic region of Acidobacteriota bacterium:
- a CDS encoding 2-isopropylmalate synthase yields the protein MHAEGDVRPRIAIFDTTLRDGEQAPGFSMREAEKVRLAVKLDELGVDILEAGFPIASEDDFSGVRAVAKAVRRPVVAALARAVDADVDRALQALDGCARPRLHTFIATSDLHLEHKLHMSRGQALEAAARAVARARRHVDDVEFSAEDATRSDVDYLVAVVTAVIQAGATTVNLPDTVGYSTPDEIYKFFTAIRTRTRGAERVVFSAHCHNDLGLAVANSLAAIEAGCRQIECTVNGVGERAGNASLEEIVMTLRVRPDKLPFTTGIVPGQIYSASQLLTELTGEAVQANKAIVGRNAFAHEAGIHQDGILKDRRTYEIMRPEDVGVPKTTMVLGKHSGRHALKARCEALGIVPARHELDDLYRRMIALADRQKVVHDRDLVSLWSAMKRVPAARAASVHPHPSSARPAAAALRAEDVPAAEEAGYGYGV from the coding sequence ATGCACGCGGAGGGCGACGTTCGGCCGCGCATCGCGATCTTCGACACGACGCTCCGGGACGGCGAGCAGGCGCCGGGCTTCTCGATGCGCGAGGCGGAAAAGGTGCGCCTCGCCGTGAAGCTCGACGAGCTGGGAGTGGACATCCTCGAAGCCGGATTCCCGATCGCCTCGGAGGACGACTTCTCGGGCGTCCGCGCCGTCGCGAAGGCCGTCCGCCGGCCCGTGGTGGCCGCGCTCGCGCGCGCCGTGGACGCCGACGTGGACCGCGCGCTCCAGGCGCTCGATGGCTGCGCGCGGCCGCGCCTTCACACGTTCATCGCGACGTCGGACCTCCACCTCGAGCACAAGCTCCACATGTCGCGCGGCCAGGCCCTCGAGGCCGCGGCCCGCGCCGTCGCCCGCGCGCGGCGGCACGTCGACGACGTGGAGTTCTCGGCCGAGGACGCGACGCGGAGCGACGTCGACTACCTCGTCGCGGTCGTGACGGCCGTGATCCAGGCCGGCGCGACGACCGTGAACCTTCCGGACACCGTCGGCTACTCGACGCCCGACGAGATCTACAAGTTCTTCACGGCGATTCGGACACGCACGCGCGGCGCGGAGCGCGTCGTCTTCTCCGCGCACTGCCACAACGACCTCGGCCTCGCCGTCGCGAACAGCCTCGCGGCGATCGAGGCGGGCTGCCGCCAGATCGAATGCACGGTGAACGGCGTCGGCGAGCGCGCGGGCAACGCGTCCCTCGAGGAGATCGTCATGACGCTCCGCGTGCGGCCCGACAAGCTGCCGTTCACGACGGGGATCGTCCCGGGCCAGATCTACTCGGCGAGCCAGCTCCTCACGGAGCTCACGGGCGAGGCCGTCCAGGCGAACAAGGCGATCGTCGGCCGCAACGCGTTCGCGCACGAGGCCGGCATCCACCAGGACGGCATCCTCAAGGACCGCCGGACGTACGAGATCATGCGGCCCGAGGACGTCGGCGTCCCGAAAACGACGATGGTCCTCGGCAAGCACTCCGGCCGCCACGCGCTGAAGGCGCGGTGCGAGGCGCTCGGGATCGTCCCGGCCCGCCACGAGCTCGACGACCTCTACAGGCGCATGATCGCGCTGGCGGATCGGCAGAAAGTGGTTCACGACCGGGATCTCGTCTCGCTCTGGTCCGCGATGAAACGCGTGCCCGCGGCGCGAGCCGCGTCCGTCCACCCGCACCCGTCCTCGGCCCGGCCCGCGGCGGCGGCTCTGAGGGCTGAGGACGTTCCGGCCGCCGAAGAGGCCGGCTACGGCTACGGAGTCTGA
- the leuB gene encoding 3-isopropylmalate dehydrogenase, protein MPGDGIGPEVTAGAVAVLKAVEARFGHTFVFSEWLLGARALREKGTPLPEDTLVACRDADAVLMGAVGDPAYDLAPYDQRPEYGLLQLRKALGVYANIRPARLYKALADAGPLKPEVARGLDLVVVRELTGGLYFGTPRSIDLAAGTAVNTLPYTRPEIERIAEMAFRLAATRRNKVTSVDKSNVLETSRLWRAVTTEVGKRHPDVTLEHQLVDSCAMNLVLFPSAFDVLVTENLFGDILSDECGALVGSLGLLPSASLGDGPGLFEPVHGSAPQIAGRDLANPIGAIATAAMLLGDGLGLHEEAAAVHRAIEAALEKGARTADLAQKGVRALGTREMTRAIADEVAAATTTMETAPGREAACGAPQ, encoded by the coding sequence CTGCCGGGCGACGGCATCGGCCCGGAGGTGACGGCGGGAGCCGTCGCCGTTCTGAAGGCGGTGGAAGCGCGCTTCGGGCACACGTTCGTCTTCTCGGAGTGGCTCCTCGGCGCGCGCGCCCTGCGCGAGAAGGGGACGCCGCTTCCGGAGGACACGCTCGTCGCGTGCCGTGACGCGGACGCGGTTCTCATGGGCGCGGTGGGCGACCCCGCGTACGATCTCGCACCGTACGACCAGCGGCCCGAGTACGGCCTCCTCCAGCTTCGAAAGGCCCTGGGCGTCTACGCGAACATCCGCCCCGCGCGCCTCTACAAGGCGCTCGCGGACGCGGGCCCGCTCAAGCCCGAGGTCGCGCGCGGCCTCGACCTCGTCGTGGTGCGCGAGCTGACCGGCGGCCTCTACTTCGGCACGCCGCGCTCGATCGACCTCGCGGCAGGCACGGCCGTGAACACGCTTCCCTACACGCGGCCCGAGATCGAGCGCATCGCCGAGATGGCGTTCCGCCTCGCGGCGACGCGCCGGAACAAGGTCACGTCCGTCGACAAGTCGAACGTCCTCGAGACGTCGCGGCTCTGGCGCGCCGTCACGACGGAAGTCGGCAAGCGCCACCCGGACGTGACGCTCGAGCACCAGCTCGTGGATTCGTGCGCGATGAACCTCGTGCTCTTCCCGTCGGCGTTCGACGTCCTCGTGACGGAGAACCTCTTCGGGGACATCCTGTCGGACGAGTGCGGCGCGCTCGTGGGCTCGCTCGGCCTCCTGCCGTCCGCGAGCCTCGGCGACGGGCCGGGACTCTTCGAGCCCGTGCACGGCTCCGCGCCGCAGATCGCGGGGCGCGACCTCGCGAACCCGATCGGCGCGATCGCGACGGCGGCGATGCTGCTCGGCGACGGGCTGGGCCTGCACGAGGAGGCCGCCGCCGTGCACCGGGCGATCGAGGCCGCGCTCGAAAAGGGCGCGCGCACGGCGGACCTGGCGCAGAAGGGCGTACGCGCGCTCGGGACGCGCGAGATGACGCGGGCGATCGCCGACGAGGTGGCGGCCGCGACGACGACGATGGAAACGGCGCCGGGCCGCGAGGCGGCCTGCGGCGCGCCGCAGTGA
- a CDS encoding branched-chain amino acid transaminase, with protein MGMESKWIWKDGDFVRYEDATLHFLTPGLHYGIGVFEGIRCYQTKAGPAVFRLPEHIRRLRLSAKALGFDTLPFSEEELIEATKETVSRNGFTECYLRPMIWLDAGGWNLNLDGGKPAIGIAAWEWKNYLGAAALEKGVRANVSSYTRHHPNVSMTKAKISGNYVNSFLAKTESVRLGFDEAIMLDPSGYVAECTGANLFVVKDDRIVTTPSAPILEGITRDTLLTLAKELGYEVVEQTIARDQLYMADEVFVCGTAAEVVALREIDFRTIGTGAAGPVTLALQKAYHATVRGAHARSKEWCTPVRDLREARRYPAPVRLVRGRRR; from the coding sequence ATGGGAATGGAATCGAAATGGATCTGGAAAGACGGCGACTTCGTCCGCTACGAGGACGCGACGCTGCACTTCCTCACGCCCGGCCTCCACTACGGGATCGGCGTCTTCGAAGGGATCCGCTGCTACCAGACGAAGGCCGGCCCCGCCGTCTTCCGCCTGCCCGAGCACATCCGCCGCTTGCGGCTCTCGGCGAAGGCCCTCGGCTTCGACACCCTGCCGTTCTCCGAGGAGGAGCTGATCGAGGCGACGAAGGAGACTGTCTCGAGGAACGGGTTCACCGAATGCTACCTGCGCCCGATGATCTGGCTCGACGCCGGCGGCTGGAACCTGAACCTCGACGGCGGGAAGCCCGCGATCGGCATCGCGGCCTGGGAGTGGAAGAACTACCTCGGCGCCGCGGCGCTCGAGAAGGGCGTGCGCGCGAACGTGTCGTCTTACACGCGCCACCACCCGAACGTCTCGATGACGAAGGCGAAGATCAGCGGCAACTACGTGAACAGCTTCCTCGCGAAGACGGAGTCCGTCCGGCTCGGGTTCGACGAGGCAATCATGCTGGACCCCTCCGGCTACGTCGCCGAGTGCACGGGCGCGAACCTCTTCGTCGTCAAGGACGACAGGATCGTCACCACGCCGTCCGCCCCCATCCTCGAGGGGATCACGCGCGACACGCTCTTGACCCTCGCAAAGGAGCTCGGCTACGAGGTCGTCGAACAGACGATCGCGCGCGACCAGCTCTACATGGCCGACGAGGTCTTCGTGTGCGGCACCGCCGCCGAGGTGGTGGCGCTCCGGGAGATCGACTTCCGGACGATCGGCACGGGGGCCGCCGGCCCCGTCACGCTCGCGCTCCAGAAGGCGTACCACGCGACCGTGCGCGGCGCGCATGCGCGTTCGAAGGAGTGGTGCACGCCCGTGCGCGATCTGCGCGAGGCGCGGCGCTATCCCGCCCCGGTCCGGCTCGTCCGCGGCCGGCGCCGCTGA
- a CDS encoding CBS domain-containing protein, translated as MRVQDVMTPHVRTISAAESAETAYASMKALNVHHLVVRDDEAALVGIVSSHDLGAAKEDGFRRNHRVAEVMSTNVVTADPEMSIRQAANLMRGRSIGCLPVVQPGRTPHLVGIITTSDLLEVLGHGVDRPTHPERRVLKARAPRTEPKIKRMH; from the coding sequence ATGCGCGTACAGGACGTGATGACCCCGCACGTGAGGACGATCAGCGCCGCCGAGTCCGCGGAAACCGCCTATGCCAGCATGAAGGCGCTGAACGTCCACCATCTCGTCGTGCGTGACGACGAGGCCGCTCTCGTCGGCATCGTGTCGTCCCACGACCTCGGAGCCGCGAAAGAGGACGGGTTCCGCCGCAACCACCGCGTGGCGGAGGTCATGTCGACGAACGTCGTCACCGCCGACCCGGAAATGTCCATCCGCCAGGCCGCGAACCTCATGCGCGGCCGAAGCATCGGCTGCCTTCCGGTCGTCCAGCCCGGCCGCACGCCGCACCTCGTCGGCATCATCACGACGTCCGACCTCCTCGAGGTGCTCGGCCACGGCGTCGACCGCCCGACGCACCCCGAGCGCAGGGTCCTGAAGGCCCGCGCGCCGCGCACCGAGCCCAAGATCAAGCGGATGCATTGA